In Elephas maximus indicus isolate mEleMax1 chromosome 7, mEleMax1 primary haplotype, whole genome shotgun sequence, the following proteins share a genomic window:
- the TSSC4 gene encoding protein TSSC4, translated as MAEAGVGEAEGKVEKGTELDTMPSDTVSLSDSDSDLSLPGSAEVEALSPEGLHGEAEGDSGPDEPPSPPAGLPRAAVQPFHLKGMSSTFTQRSHDIFDCLEGVAHTGRGDSGSFKRPLAPPGQSPMEGPGRGDSGSFMQSLAPPGQPPMEDPGRAIQSPGPPRVPSVPDYVTHPERWTKYSLEDVAEGSEQSNRATALAFLGSRNLAESLDYAPSFNQDPSSCGEGRIIFSKPGRAGEARPERNRVLRKAGVPSAAEDTVKLAHLAVSPETEESSPWGGLQEVGRPGGAPMLVETVGFHGSRKRRRDHFRNKDSSPEGPGAEV; from the coding sequence ATGGCTGAGGCAGGGGTGGGTGAGGCCGAaggcaaggtggagaaggggacagAGTTGGACACCATGCCTTCTGACACGGTCTCCCTCAGCGACTCCGACTCGGACCTCAGTCTGCCTGGCAGTGCTGAGGTGGAAGCACTGTCCCCAGAGGGCCTGCATGGCGAGGCCGAGGGGGATTCAGGCCCCGATGAGCCCCCCTCGCCCCCAGCGGGCCTGCCCAGAGCCGCTGTCCAGCCTTTCCACCTAAAAGGCATGAGCTCCACCTTCACCCAGCGCAGCCATGACATCTTTGACTGTCTGGAGGGGGTGGCCCACACTGGCAGGGGTGACAGTGGGAGCTTCAAGCGGCCCCTGGCACCCCCAGGCCAGTCTCCAATGGAGGGCCCAGGCAGAGGTGACAGTGGGAGCTTCATGCAGTCCCTGGCACCCCCAGGCCAACCTCCAATGGAAGACCCGGGCAGGGCCATTCAGAGCCCTGGCCCTCCAAGGGTGCCTTCCGTCCCTGATTACGTGACCCACCCTGAGCGTTGGACCAAGTACAGCCTGGAGGATGTGGCTGAGGGCAGTGAGCAGAGTAACCGAGCCACAGCCCTGGCCTTCCTGGGCTCCCGGAACCTGGCTGAGTCCCTTGACTATGCACCGTCCTTCAACCAGGACCCCTCCAGCTGTGGGGAGGGAAGGATCATTTTCTCCAAACCAGGCCGAGCCGGAGAGGCCAGGCCTGAGAGGAACCGGGTCCTGAGAAAGGCGGGAGTGCCAAGTGCAGCTGAGGACACTGTGAAGCTGGCCCATTTGGCTGTGAGCCCAGAGACTGAGGAGAGCAGCCCCTGGGGGGGCCTGCAGGAGGTAGGGAGGCCTGGGGGAGCCCCCATGCTGGTGGAGACTGTTGGCTTCCATGGCAGCAGGAAGCGGAGGAGAGACCACTTCCGGAACAAAGACAGCAGTCCCGAGGGCCCAGGGGCCGAGGTCTGA